The following DNA comes from Salvelinus sp. IW2-2015 linkage group LG1, ASM291031v2, whole genome shotgun sequence.
gtatatatgccaGTGATGTCAAGACATAGTGTATAGTAATTTCTGCTGCCATGGTTAGAGCATTTGCYGATCAATTTGTATGATAAACAGTTATTTGACTCATGCAGTGTtagtttaaaatgtatgtaatgaAAGCTATACAGATGTATATAACTTAACCAAAGACCAACATGTCCTCATTAAACTGTTCACAGGTATCAAAGGTAGAGGGAGGCGCCTGGTACTTTAACACTGGATACAGGAACCTTTGATGGCCAAAATCATGATATCACAGTGCCACAAATCCCAGTCCTGCTGTGGGTTTGGTCCACCGTTTGGATGTCATGTAACAAcattccccaggttactgttaaTGTTGTTTCTGGGTCTAAGTCCAGAGACATGGGCTCAGCAGGGCACACAACCACACTCCATCAAGATTGAGGGGGACATCACCCTGGGTGGCCTGTTCCCAGTGCACTCCCGTGGGCCAGCCGGTGTGCCCTGTGGGGAGATCAAGCGGGAGAAAGGTATTCACCGTATGGAGGCCATGCTGTATGCCCTGGATCAGATCAACAGTGACCCTGAACTCCTGCCTAACATCACCCTGGGGGCCAGAATCCTGGACACCTGTTCTAGAGACACCTACGCCCTGGAGCAGTCGCTCACCTTCGTCCAGGCCCTCATCCAGAAGGATAACTCGGACGTGCGCTGCTCTAATGGCGAGCCACCCATCATTCCCAAACCGGAGAGGGTGGTCGGAGTAATCGGGGCATCGGGCAGCTCAGTGTCCATCATGGTGGCTAACGTGCTGAGACTCTTTGCGGTGAGACTCCTTCTTGTGCTGTGCATTGTCAGCCTTCACTGTACTATATTCCCATGCTACAGCCTCATCCTTACACACGTACATATATTCTTCATCagagttaaaggcccagtgcagtcaaaaacttgacttaccaatgttttatatatatttccacactatgaggttggaataatactgtgaaattgtggaaattatgataatgcctttagtgtaagaactgtttgaaaaaACTGCCTGAAATTTCTTCCTGGTTTGGTGGGAGTGAGtgttggccttccatggtgacatcaccatgcagttaatagaccaataagaaagagagctccaaacctctgccaataacagcacattttcagtttttccctccccactcaaaccactcccacACAATCTTGGCTAAATTKTTTCTTGAGAAAttaaagctatttttgtttctttttgatcattttaattaaaaacaatcacagtaagttatttaattgttacctagaaattgttttatattgagataaaaacagctacaTCGGACCTTTAATATACCTTTACATTATGTAATGTGTGGGGKAATTGTGTGTTCTGATATAAATCAAAACTACACATTGAActaacgtctgtgcccagtgggatgtagcAGTAGGGTATGACGTCTATGGAAAGTGAACGCTATTCCCCTGTGAACCCATGTTCTGAGCCGCGAATAGGTTTTCCTGATGAATCAGCTGTGAACTCACACCCTGGCATTTTTCTCAACTGTTTCATTTCACACAAACTCAATATAAGATACACTGCTGATTGCTATAACGGGACACTAAGGCTGCCTAAATCCCTCAGTGACTTAGTGACATGACTCATTAATGACCCACTAGTAATCTAGAAATGTCGCTGTTAAAACTAGCCATTTCAACTAGGTTAAATAATCTTCAGGTTCAAGAAGCTAAGCATCTACCATCTCTAGTCCTCTGTCACTAGTTAATTATCTTTATGGAGAGCTATTAGTTTGGAATCAAGGCGTCACCTTGCATATCGTGAAGATGTTAACTACAGAATTATAGATCCCATCCTCCATTAAGCCCCTCTCAGCAGCTCAGGACCCAGTCTGAAAATAGAGCATCAGGCCAGAGGGATGACATTGGTTCTACGATATCAGCAACTTTCTAGCCGGTGTTCTGCAGATTTAACTAAATGGTGGGCTTGTCCTGTACGTATGTACTCAGGGATGGAAATTAAGTCAGCCTGCTAGCCAGCGGCTAGTATTTTTAGACCAGCCTTGTAGAAAATGTGTCCAACTAGCCTGCTGGCTAGAGAAACTGTGTTTTCAAATATTGCATGGCACAGATTTTGYACCTGGGCTACTTAAAAATGTGGTCTAAGAGCTGGCCAGTGCCCAAAATCCTTAAATTCCATCCCATAATGTACTGTTCTAAAGTTTGCACAGTTACTCAGATAGAGTCTGATGTGTGATGACCTCAGTCTGATTTAATATGCATAGTATCACCTCTATCTAATACCAGAGTCAGAGAGATTCTTTTTAGAAGCGTAATTTTCATGATTTAATATGATTGTTCTCTCATATTAATCACAATACATAATATTCTAACATGACATTGAACTACATGTTCTCTGTGGTATTTATTAAACATTTGAGTTGTCCTGGTCTTGAGAGTGAATTGTAAGAGCTCTGGGAAGGGTAAGGTttgtctatagggttgaggtcagagatCCCTGTAAATGTCATTGAACTCAACACACGTGGCACTGACAATATACATGGCATGGCCAAATAGCCTGATAGGGTTGCAACATAGCAGAACAGTCTATTTATTTTTGATAGACTGTCTGACAGCCATAATCAATTGATTTCTGAAGATAATTGATGACATCCTTGTCTTTTGGTTTAAAGGAGGCTTAATGTTGTTTTAGGAATTAGTGTTGGAATGTAAATATTGGAAATGAATGTTACTATTGATGTTATCATTGATCACATCAATGTTTGGTGTATTGAATTTCACTCTCCCCAACAGAAGACTATATAGTTGGAGCCATATATGGTATTCAtgcagatgtgggatcttaatttgagccagtttacaACAGCAAGAAAAaagtcctgcagcaacaggaaatgtgaattattatgtggattataattaatggacatttttgtaggggttaataTATTTTTCGtatgggaaaatcaagtctggaatttctaagtggaaattacaaacttcagaagcctatttaaatctcaaatacactacaatattaaaatgtcctgtattgcaggaaagttcacttgcaacagggtgatcaaattaagatcttagaTCTATATCAGAGTAATATATGAATGTTCCCACTAGAGGGAAAGGGTGAAAGTAAAGCAACAAATGTAAACTGCATGTGGCCATCAGAATTAAATATATTGTATGGCTTACAGCTAAGAAATGGTAACCTTGTTTcttgatctctgtctctctccctctgtgcttAATGTAATTTGACTAAAACCCATATAATCCTTCCAGATAATCTGTGaaatggttctctctctcttctctccttctcccttcacaACCCCTTGTGTCTAcctttctctcctcatccctccaaaGAACCTCTCATTAAACCATGGGCAGGTATTAGTGGGGTCAGAGCCAAGACCACTCACATAAACTGTGTCATTAAGGAAGTAGCACACCAGTAAATTTATCTTCTCATCAATTTTTTTCCAAACAAATGCTTTTACTGCGGTGAAATTTATCATCTGTATTTTACCATGACGTTGGCTTTTATGGTCGACACAGACCAGTAATTAAAGATGTAGCAATATTACACTGTATGAATGTTCCAGTGGATTACATTGACTGGACAAGTGAGAACTATTCAGCACCCTCCATTATAGTGTTGTTTTGGGACAAAATGCCTGGCAATGTGTCATCATAACGTATTATGTTGTTTGTTTACCAACTGTGTGTATGATTTATCCAGACGAAGATTGATTTAATAAATGACACATGGTGTTTGGTGCTGCAGAGAAAGGCCCACATGGTTCAGTAACTTTCCAACATCCAGTAACCTTCCTTTTGAATCTAATGATTGTCTCTGGTCTCTTCTTAAAGTTCAGCATATGCAGCCATTAACATCATGTAACATCTGTATCTTTCAGATCCCCCAGATTAGTTATGCGTCCACGGCTCCAGAGCTGAGTGACAAAAGCCGTTATGAGTTCTTTTCCCGTGTGGTCCCTCCTGACTCCTACCAGGCCCAGGCCATGGTGGACATCGTCAAGGCTATGGGGTGGAACTACGTATCTACACTGGCCTCAGAAGGAAACTACGGAGAGAGCGGTGTCGATGCCTTCCTCCAGATATCTCGAGAGGCAGGTTTGTACTGAATTTAGTGGTAAATTGACATTTTCTGATGTAGCGTAAACATGGCCACTATGGTGTTGCAATTGATGGTACTGTATGGGGAGGATATGAGGTCCAATGAAGAAACACCTTGATGGATTGGATCTTGTGTCTTTCGTCTCCCTTTATTCAGGAGGTCTATGCATCGCCCAATCCATTAAAATCCCCCGAGAGCCCAAACCAGGGGGCTTTGATAAGATCATCAAGAGACTAATGGAGACCTCTAATGCTCGTGGGGTCATCATCTTTGCCAATGAGGACGACATCAGGTGAGTGGTAACTTAGTAGTAacttttcctttcctttccctagGAAGGTTGTCACATAACCACCATGCTACTTGTTCTCTAAGCTCCACAGTACCAAGTTCTTATAGATTCTAGAGCTACTAAAGGACCAGTGTGCTAATGTCTTACCACCACTTCTCACAGACGTGTCTTAGAGGCAGCAAAGAGGGCCAACCTGACGGGTCACTTCCTTTTTGTGGGCTCTGACAGTTGGGGGGCCAAGAGCTCGCCCATCCTGGACCAGGAGGATGTGGCTGAGGGGGCTGTCACCATCCTCCCTAAGAGGGCCTCCATCGACGGTAAGGAAAACATATGGAAAAGGTATTGCAGAGATACATTATATTTTGGTATTCAGTATGACTTTAACTTCAGTGGGTGATGGGAAAGTCTTAAACATATGGTGATAGTGATGCTCTGTTTGTCCTCTGTTGGTTCTTTGCCAAGGGTTCGACAACTACTTCACCTCAAGatctctggaaaacaacagaagGAACATCTGGTTTGCTGAATACTGGGAGGACGACTTCAAATGTAAACTGACCCGAGCAGGTATCAAGTACGACCTTGGTAGGAGAAAATGTACAGGTATGAGAAGAGGTTATTTCTGACATATTTTARATCTCAAATCAGCAGATTTATTTATAGGCTACATTGGCTTTAACCATTGTATGCCACCCTTCCTCCCTTCTTCAGGTGAAGAGAGAATCGCTCAGGAATCTCAGTATGAGCAGGAAGGGAAGGTACAGTTTGTGATTGACGCGGTGTATGTCATGGCCCATGCCTTACACAGCATGCACCTGGACCTCTGTCCGGGCTCCATGGGTGTCTGTGAGAAGATGGACCCAGTGGAAGGGAGTAAGCTGCTCCAATACATTCGCTCAGTCAACTTTAATGGTGAGTTGGAAATGTAGGGAGCACAGGTCATTAAAGGTTCGTTTTTATCgcaatatcaaatcctttctggataacaattaagtacaaaaattgcttcttagcaaagggcaatttctcaagcacaacttttgctaggactgtatgggagtggtttgagtggtCTTTTAACTAATTTAGTGCATGATGATGttaccatggaaggccaaaactccatcccaccaaaacaggtagAGATGTCAGGCAGGCAGTAATTTCCAACAGCTTCCATCAGGTCTTGGAACATTCTATAGACTTTGTTTAAATCaagtttgaaaatacattttccatcctgacttttatttttgttgtcaAATCAGAGTATATTCTTGATAAATTAAATGATAAAAAAAATGGTTAGAAAGTGTATAGAGAAAATGCACAAAccagttgaatcaatgttgtgtcaacgtaatttgtcaacgtattgtgacgtggaatctaaatggaaaatacattggatttgaaagaagttatcaactgttgttttgatggtgaaatttcaaccacaggattgtgTCATCATTGTAAcgaattttcaacatagacaaaccttgtataaagtacactacaagaccaaaagtatgtggtcatctgctcgtcgaacatctcattccaaaatcattggcgttaatatggagttggtccRCCCTTTGCTGctatcttctgggaaggctttccactagatgtggcaacattggttgatgcttatttataaaaccctcttatgcctcactccccctatctgagatatctactacagccctcatcctccacatacaacacccgttctgccaatca
Coding sequences within:
- the LOC111977415 gene encoding metabotropic glutamate receptor 6-like; this encodes MAKIMISQCHKSQSCCGFGPPFGCHVTTFPRLLLMLFLGLSPETWAQQGTQPHSIKIEGDITLGGLFPVHSRGPAGVPCGEIKREKGIHRMEAMLYALDQINSDPELLPNITLGARILDTCSRDTYALEQSLTFVQALIQKDNSDVRCSNGEPPIIPKPERVVGVIGASGSSVSIMVANVLRLFAIPQISYASTAPELSDKSRYEFFSRVVPPDSYQAQAMVDIVKAMGWNYVSTLASEGNYGESGVDAFLQISREAGGLCIAQSIKIPREPKPGGFDKIIKRLMETSNARGVIIFANEDDIRRVLEAAKRANLTGHFLFVGSDSWGAKSSPILDQEDVAEGAVTILPKRASIDGFDNYFTSRSLENNRRNIWFAEYWEDDFKCKLTRAGIKYDLGRRKCTGEERIAQESQYEQEGKVQFVIDAVYVMAHALHSMHLDLCPGSMGVCEKMDPVEGSKLLQYIRSVNFNGSAGTGVMFNENGDAPGRYDIFQFQLSNTTNPGYRCIGQWTNHLRLNAEEMQWSGGDSAVPDSVCSFPCELGERKKMVKGVPCCWHCELCDGYQYQRDELNCDVCPFDMRPMPNRTGCRSTPIIKLEWSSPWAIIPVFLAVLGILATSGCIITFIRFNDSPXVRASGRELSYVLLTGIFLIYLITFLMIAEPSAPVCAFRRLLLGLGMCITYSAMLTKTNRIYRIFEQGKKAVTPPPFISPASQLIITFILIGVQLLGVFIWFGVVPPHTIIDYEEQRPPNPEFARGVLKCDMSDLALVLCLSYSIVLMVTCTVYAIKSRGVPETFNEAKPIGFTMYTTCIVWLAFVPIFFGTAQSTEKMFIQTTTLTVSMSLSATVSLGMLYIPKVYVIIFHPEQNMQKRKRSFKAVASAVTTQLSQKEDKQNGESKSGAIVPDRSQ